CGCTGGTCTTCGCCGGCGAGGCGCGCAGCCTGAAGCGCTCGCTCGCCGAGGTCGCCGGGGGCCGCGCCTTTCTGCTGCAGGGCGGCGATTGCGCCGAGAGCTTCAGCGAGCATTCGGCCGACAATATCCGCGATTTCTTCCGCGTCTTCCTGCAAATGGCGGTGGTGCTGACCTATGCGGCGGCCTCGCCCGTGGTGAAGGTCGGCCGCATCGCCGGCCAATTCGCCAAGCCGCGCTCCGCCCCCACCGAGAAGCAGGGCGCGCTGGAGCTGCCGAGCTATCGCGGCGACATCGTCAACGACATAGAATTCACCGCCGCGGCCCGCACGCCCGATCCGCATCGGCAGCTGATGGCCTATCGGCAATCGGCGGCGACGCTCAATCTCATCCGCGCCTTTGCGACGGGCGGCTTCGCCAATCTCGTCAACGCGCATCGCTGGATGCTCGGCTTCGTCCGCAACAGCCCGCTCTCCGAGCGCTATTCGCTGCTCGCCGATCATATCAGCGAGACGCTCGGCTTCATGCGCGCCATCGGCCTCGATCCCGAGCATCATCCAGAGCTCAGGCAGACGGATTTCTACACCTCTCACGAGGCGCTGCTGCTCGGCTATGAGCAGGCGCTGACCCGCGTCGATTCGCTCGAGGGCGGCTATTTCGCCACTTCCGGCCATTTCCTCTGGATCGGCGACCGCACGCGCCAGGAGGACGGCGCGCATATCGAATATTTGCGCGGCGTGCAGAACCCGATCGGCCTCAAATGCGGTCCGAGCCTGAAGCCGGACGCGCTGCTGCGCCTCATCGACAGACTCGATCCGCAGAATGAGCCGGGGCGGCTCACGCTCATCTGCCGTTTCGGCTCCGACAAAGCGGCCGAGGCGCTGCCGCCGATCCTGCGCGCCGTCGCCCGAGAGGGCCGCAATGTCGTGTGGTGCTGCGATCCGATGCACGGCAACACGATCAGCGCCGGCGGCCGCAAGACCCGGCCTTTCGATCGCGTGATGGCGGAAATCCGCAATTTCTTCGAGGTTCACCGCGCCGAGGGCACCTATGCCGGCGGCATTCACCTCGAGATGACGGGACAGAACGTCACCGAATGCATGGGCGGCGCGCGCGATATCTCCGAGCAGGAGCTCGGCGTGCGCTATGACACGACCTGCGACCCGCGCCTCAACGCCGAGCAGGCGATCGAGGTCGCCTTCCTCGTCGCGGAATTGCTGAAGGCCGAGCGCCTCGCGCGCGACGCTCAGGAGCAGGACGCGGCGGAGTAGAGACAAATCGGCGATGCGCTCTTGGCGAGCCTGAAAGCTCGCGGTCCAAAGCGCTCCCTGGACCGCGAGCCTTCAGGCTCGCTTCATGTCCCGTGCGGCAAAAACCGGGATATCACTCCGCTGCGGCGTGGACATTCGCGGTGCGGGGCCGTGGGGCGGCGAGGCGGGTGGCGATGAATATGCCCGCCAGCGTCGCGACATAGACGACGACCTGCAGCGCCGTCGGCTGGTCGACATAGCCGATCAGCGTGTGCAGCACGCGGCCGAAGAGGCTCGAATCCGCCAGCACGCCGGAGGTGTCCCACACCGTCTGCGACAGAGCGGTGACGATCCAGGCCTGTTGCAGAAAGCCCGCGCATTGCGCCGCGAGACCGGCCGCCAGCAGGGTGATCATCGCCGTCGTCACGGCGAACAAATGCCGCGCCGGAATGGTCACGAGACCGAAATAAGTCAGCGCGCTGACCAGCGCGCCGAGCACGAGGCCGGCGACGCCGCCCGCGAAGAGATCGCCCGCCGATTCGCCGGACGCCAGAATTCCGTAAAGGAACAGCGCCACCTCCGAGCCCTCGCGCAGCACGGCGAGCGCTACGACCAGCGCCAGGGCCAGGAAAGATTTGTCGCCGGAGACCGCGGCACGGCCGGCGGCCGCCAGCTCGCTCGCGAGCTCGCGGCCGTGGCGCGCCATCCATATGTTGTGAGAGGCGAGCATCACCACCGCCACTGCGAGGACGCCGGCGTTGAACAGCTCCTGCCCGCGGCCGGCGACGGCCTGCGACAGAGCATCGGCGAACAGCGCGACGACGCCAGCGCCGAGCATGCCCGCGACCACCCCGCCGAAGACAAAGGCCCGCGAGCCGCGCGCCCCGCGCGTGACCGCGAGCACGATGCCGATGACGAGACCCGCCTCTATGACCTCGCGAAAGACGATGATGAGAGCGCCCAGCATGGTTTGCGTCCTTACTCGACGACGAGCTCGCCCTTGGCCGTGGCCTCGTGATATTCGCCGAAGAAACGATAACGGCCGGGCTTCAGCGGCCGCACGCGCACCGTGATCTCGGCGGAGCCGGCGACGACCTTCTCGATCTTGAGCGCCTTGCTCTCGAATTCCTCCGGGGTCGAATCGAGATTCTTCACGACGATGGTGATCGGCTTGTCGGCGGGCGCATGCAGCTCGGCGGGCGAGAAGCGATGATCCTTGATGGAGATTTCGAGAGAGGTCTCGTCGGCCGCGACGGCGGCGCCGGCGCCCGCCGCGAGAGCGGCGAGGACGAGAAGAATTCGGGAGGATTTCATTTCACGCCTTTCGATGAATCGTTTCGACGCCCGCGCCCATGCCCCGCGCGAAGCGAAGCAAGAACCGGCCCACCGCATGCGCAAAGCCGCCCGCGCGGGCCCGGCCGCGAATGCGCTCGAGCTTGAATATCAAGGTAGAAGATGGTCTGACGGGCTACAACGCCGCAAGTTGAGATTGCTTCCAATCTGACTTGGGCGAAATGTCGCGACTCAACCGGGATAGCCGTGGCGCGCCTTGCTCGCCCGCACCAGCGCGACGGCCTGGGCGTCTCGTCCGGCCGAGCAGGCGGCCGCGGCGGCGCCGATCTCGCCCTCTATCGTCGCATAGACGCCCTGATTCACGTGACCCATGGCGAGGTCATTGTCCATCACCGCGCGATAGCGGGCGATCACGCCCGCGCAACCAGAGCCTTCCGGCAGATTGAAGCCGGCCGGAGTGGTATTGCGCGTCGACGGCGCCTCGGCGACGACGACCGGCTGCGTGGAATTGCAGGCGGCGATGGAGAGGGCCGCGAACGCCGCGGCGAGGAGCTTTGCGAACGTCATCTTCGAACGAAGTCCTTCTTGTCTGGCGATCACTCGCTCAACAGACGCGCGACGAAAGCCTCTATGCCGGCGAGGCGCCGCGGCCGGCGCTGACGCTCGGCCCGCAATATCGCGAGCAGATCGTCGAAGCTGCGCTGCAGATCGTCGTTGACGATCACATAGTCATATTGCTTCCAACGCTGAATCTCGTTGCGGGCGTTCTCGAGGCGGCGCTCGATCGCCTCGCGCGAATCCTCGGCGCGGCGCTCGAGGCGTGAGCGCAGCTCCTTCATCGACGGCGGCAGAATGAAGACGGTGACGGTGTCCGCGCCCATCTTCTCGCGCACCTGCTGCGTGCCTTGATAATCGATGTCGAACAGCGCGTCGCGGCCGTCGCGCAATATCTCTTCGACTGGTCCGCGCGGCGTGCCGTAATAATTGCCATGCACCTCCGCCCATTCGAGCAATTCGCCATTGTCGCGCATCGACTCGAAACGGCTCTTGGAAATGAAGGAATAATGGATGCCGTCGACCTCGCTCGAGCGACGCGGGCGCGTCGTCACCGATATGGAGAGCGTGAGGTCGAGCTCGCGGTTCTGCAGCAGCATGCGCGTCAGCGTCGTCTTCCCCGCGCCGGAGGGCGAGGAGAGGATGAGAACGATTCCGCGGCGGTCTGGCGTTGTGGGCATCTTGGGTCCGAGCGAATAGGGAGTAGCCAATGGCGAGCGGAATGTCCCCGGCTCGCCATTGGCTACTCCCTATTCGCTATTTTCTCCTCACTCAATGTTCTGCACCTGCTCGCGCCACTGCTCGACCTCGATCTTGAGCTCGAGGCCGATGGCGGTGAGCTCGCCGTCATTGGACTTGGCGCAGAGCGTGTTGGTCTCGCGCGACAATTCCTGAGCGAGGAAATCGAGGCGGCGGCCGATCGGCCCGCCCTTCTCGACGAGCGCGCGGGCGCTCGTCACATGGGCCTTCAGCCGGTCCAATTCCTCGCGAATGTCGGCCTTCACCGCGAGCAGCACCGCCTCCTGATGCAGGCGCTGCGAATCGAAGGAATGACCCGTCTCGAGCAGAGCCGCGATTTGGCTCGCGAGGCGCGCGCGCACCGCCTCGGCCGAGCGGCCGGGCAGCGCTTCCGCCTGCGCCGTCAATTCGCCGATGCGCGCGAGCCGCGCCGTCAGCACCTCGCCGATGGCCGCGCCTTCCGCGACGCGGGAGGCCGCGAGCGCGTCGAGCGCCTGCGCCAAAGTCGCGAGCACCTTCGCGTCGAGCGCATTGCGTTGCTCCTCGTCGTCCTCGGGCTCGATGATCTCGACGATGCCGCGCACGGCGAGCAGACCGTCCAGCGACGCCGGTCTCAAAGACGCATGCAGCGGAACATCATCCAGCGCCTTCAACAGGCGCTCGAGCGCGGCGCGATTGACGCGCGTCTCGACGAGCGCGTCGTCGCGGCGCGCCGTGAGATTGGCGAAGCAGGAGCCGCGGGCGATTCGGCCCGCGATGAGCGCGCGCGCCTTCACCTCCACCGCGTCGAAATTGGGCGGGACGCGCAGTCGCAGGTCCAGCCCCTTGGAATTGACAGTCTTGATCTCCCAGGCGTAGCGCCACGGCCCGAGACTGTCGTGGGCGCGCGCGAAGCCGGTCATGCTGGCGAGAGACATTGCGATCCTTGGCAGGGACGAAGAGCGAATTCGCTGCTCGCTATTGGCCGGTCAACGAAACTTCGCCACATCCGGCACGGTCTTGGCGGAGTTCAAATCCCAACCGCGGTCGCGCAACGGATCGAGCGCGGTGCCTTCCGAGGCGTCGAAGGCGCGCGCGCGAGCGGAGCGCGGCGGCTGGGCGGCGTCGGCCGTGGCCGTGGCCGTGAGCGGCAAGGGCCGCTCCTCCACGGAGAGGCCGAGCCGGGCGGCCCGAGCACGCTGCTCGGCGCGCAGAGCGCTGGAGACCGGATAGCTCGCCGCCGAATCGAGCCCATCGTCCTCCGCGAGCTCGTCGGAGCCGGCCTGCGATTCGTCCGACGCGGCGCTTGCCACCAGCGTGACGGCCGCCCGCGCCTCCGGCTGCGCGCGCTGCGCGAATTGCGTGGTGAACAGCGGCGGCGCCGCCATCGTGGCCGCAGCGGCGCGCTCGGCGGCGAGCCGCAGGCTCTCCTCATTGTCCCCGGCATATTCGAACGGAATGGCCGGCAGAGCGGCGCCGATTCGCTTCAGCGCGCCATGGCGGGGATCGCCCGCGACGATCTGCGGCTCCATGCTCGCCTCGGCGAGCGCGACGAGGCGGCCGATCGCGGCGTCGCCACGCTTCTCGCGCGGAGCGGACTGCGTCGGCCCGACCACGGAGCCGGGCTCCAGACGATCGACTCCGGTGGCCCTGTCCTTCTCGATCTGCCGCCAGCGCTGCACATTCCGCGCATGCTGCTCGAGCGTATCGGCGAACACATGACCGCCCGTGCCGTCGGCGACAAAATAGAGCTCTTGCGTGCGCGAGGGATTGGCGACCGCTTCCAGCGCCGCCCGGCCCGGATTGGCGATCGGTCCCGGCGGCAGGCCCTCGATCGCATAGGTGTTATAGGGCGTCCACTTCTCGACCTCGGACTTCAATATGCCGCGGCCGAGCGTCGCGCGGCCGCCGACGAGGCCGTAGACGATGGTGGGGTCCGATTGCAGCCGCATGCCCTTGCGCAGGCGGTTGACGAAGACGGCGGCGACGCGCGGACGCTCGTCGGCTTTGCCGGTCTCCTTCTCGACGATGGAGGCGAGCGTCACCAGCTCATAGGGCGTCTTCACCGGCAGATCGGGATTGCGGCGCGCCCAGATTTGATCGAGCAGCTTGCGCTGATCCTCCTGCATCTTCAGCAGCAGCTTGGCGCGGGGATAGCCGCGCGCGACCTTATAGGTCTCCGGCAGCAACGCGCCTTCCTTGGGCAGCTCCGCCATGTCGCCGGCCAGAACCTCGCTGTCGCGCAGACGGGAGACGATCTGCTCGGTCGTCAGCCCCTCGGGAATGGTGACGCCATGCAGGATCTGCCGGCCGTTGACCAGCTCGTCCATGACCTCGCGCAGGCTGGCGTTCTGCTTGAACGCATATTCGCCCGGCTTCAGCTTGCTACGCACGCCCTCGATCAGCATGGCGATGTTCATCAACATGGGATTGTCGATGACGCCGTCCCGCTCGAGCTGCGCGAGAATCTCGGGAACGTCGCTGTGCGGGGCGATATAGACGATCTTCTCGGCGGAGAGCGGGCCGGGCTCGCGCAGCTTGTGCAGCACCGCGATGAGGCCGAAGACGCCGGCGACCGCGAGCACCAGCAGCAAGGAGAGGAAGCTGCTCACCGCGGAGAGCGCTCCCTCCCGCTTCTTGGAGCGCGGCGGAGGCGGAGGCGGCGCGTCCGGCTGCAACGCCCCCCCGGCGCTACGCAGGCTCGCGCGACGCCGGAAGAAAGAGGAGGACTCCTCGTTCTTGGAGTCGGATTTGGGGTCGGACGCGCCGTCCTTGGGCGTCTCCGGCGAATCGTTTGGAGCATCGCTCATCGGGAACACTCCGTCTCTTGGGTTTCGGGCCGCGTCGTGATTCGGATCAAATCCAAACTCGCCGACTCGAAGAACGCGACGGACCGACGAACTGAGCGCCTCGGCAGCCGGTTCGCTGGAGAGGATTGCGACGACTTTACGGCGCTCCCGCGTCCGTTACCCTATCGTTCTTTGTGGCGAAATCAGGAGCGACCCCTCGTCCACAGGCGCGAATCGGAGCAGCGAACCGCCGCTCACTGCGCGCGCCGGAACACGAGGGACGCGTTGGTGCCGCCGAAACCGAAGGAATTCGACAGGACGATATCGATCTTCCGCTCTCGCGCCTTGTGCGGCACGAGGTCTATTTCGGTCTCGACCGAGGGATTGTCCAGATTGCGAGTGGGCGGCGCGACGCCGTGATTGAGCGCTAAAATGGAATAGATCGCCTCGACGGCGCCGGCCGCGCCGAGCAGATGCCCGATCGCCGATTTGGTCGAGGACATGGACAGGCGCGGGGTCTCGGCGCCGACGAGCCGCTGCACGGCCGAAAGCTCGATCTCGTCGCCGAGCGGCGTCGAGGTGCCGTGCGAATTGACATAATCCACCTCGGAGACGCGGATGCCGGCGCGCTTCAGCGCGATCTCCATGCAGCGATAGGCGCCGTCGCCGTCCGGCGCGGGCGCCGTGATGTGATAGGCGTCGCCCGACATTCCATAGCCGATGAGCTCGGCGTAGATTTTCGCGCCGCGGGCGATGGCGTGCTCATAGGATTCGAGCACGACGCAGCCCGCGCCCTCGCCCATGACGAAACCATCGCGATCGCGGTCATAGGGACGCGATCCGGCCTCGGGACGATCGTTGAAGCCGGTCGACAGCGCCTTGCAGGCGGCGAAACCCGCGACGCCAATGCGATTCACCGGCGATTCGGCTCCGCCCGCGACCATCACCTCCGCCTCGCCGAGCGCGATCAGCCGGGCCGCGTCGCCAATGGCGTGCGCGCCGGTGGAGCAGGCCGTGACGACGGCGTGATTGGGGCCCTTGAGGCCGTGCATGATCGACACATAGCCGGAGGCCAGATTGATGATGCGGCCGGATATGAAGAATGGCGAGACGCGCCGCGGACCCTTGTCCTTCAGCGTGACCGAGGTCTCGTAGATTCCGCCGAGCCCGCCGATGCCGGAGCCGATCAGAACGCCGGTCGTATTCTGCTTCTCGGGCGTGTCCGCCCTCCATCCGGCGTCGGCCAGCGCCTGAGTCGCCGCGCTGACGCCATAGATGATGAAGTCGTCGACCTTGCGCTGCTCCTTCGGTTCGAACCAGGCGTTCGGATCGAAGGTTCCGTCGGTTCCGTCGCCGCGTGGCACAAAACCTGCTATTTGACACGGGAGATCGGACGCCTCGAAAGTGTCGATGCGTCGAAAACCGTGTTCTCCGGCGATCAGTCGCCGCCAGTTGACGTCCACGCCACAGCCCAACGGCGAAACGATGCCGAGACCGGTGACTACCACCCTGCGCATGGATTCTCTCGAGCGCTATGCCTTATATTTCAGTGACTGTCTCGAAGACGCGACAGCGCGGATCGTTCGACGATCCGCGTCGCGTAGGCTCGTCGCCTCAAGCCGCCTTGGCTTTTTCGAGATAGGTGATCGCGTCGCCGACCGTGTTGATCTTCTCGGCCTCTTCGTCCGGGATCTCGACGCCGAACTCCTCTTCGAAGGCCATGACCAGCTCGACGGTATCGAGCGAGTCGGCCCCGAGATCGTCGACGAAAGACGCCTCCGGCTTCACTTCTTCTTCTTTGACGCCGAGATGTTCGACAACGATACTCTTAACGCGCGGGGCGATATCGCTCATCTGCTCTGATCCTCGTTCGATCGCTCTGCTGACATCGATTTGGCGGATCCAGAGTTCGGCTCGGACCACGCTCGATCGTCTCAGGGGTAAACTACTTCACATTTCCGCGGTTTCGCTCGCGCGATCCGCCGAAACGTCGCCATTGGGAGGCGAACCGATTCGCTGGCCCGAATTGCTCTTACGGCGTCGCCCCCGGCCAGCGTCGCGTCTGGTAGCATAATTAATTCGCCGTGGCGAGAGGCGCCCCGCGGCATTTCGGGGGCTTCAGATCATCGCCATTCCGCCGTTCACATGCAGTGTCTGGCCGGTGACATAAGCCGACTCGTCGCTCGACAGATAGACGACGGCGGCGGCCACATCCGCGCCTGTTCCGAGCCGCCCGGCCGGCACGGCGCGCAGGATGGTCTGCTTCTGCGTTTCGTTCAGCGCGTCGGTCATCGGGCTCTCGATGAAACCCGGAGCGACGCAATTGACGGTGATGCCGCGCGAGGCGACCTCGGCCGCGAGCGATTTGGTCATGCCGATCATGCCCGCCTTGGCCGCCGCATAATTACCCTGGCCGGCGTTGCCGGTGACGCCGACCACCGAGGTGATGCCGATGATGCGGCCGAAACGCTTGCGCATCATGCCGCGCAGCGCGGCGCGCGACAGGCGGAAGGCCGAGGTGAGATTGACGTTCAGCACCGCGTCCCAATCCTCGTCCTTCAAGCGCATGAACAGCATGTCGCGGGTGATTCCGGCGTTGTTGACCAGAATGTCGAGCCCGCCCATCGCCTTTTCCGCCGCCGGGACCAGCGCTTCGGTCTGGGCCTTGTCGGAGAGGTCGCCGGGCAGCACATGGACGCGCTCCCCGAGCTCGGCGGCGAGCGTGGCGAGAGCCTCCTCGCGCGTTCCCGAAAGGGCCACGACCGCGCCGCTCTTGTGCATCGCGCGCGCGATGTCTTTGCCGATGCCGCCGCTCGCGCCGGTCACCAGCGCCGTCTTGCCGGTCAGATCGAACATCTCTCTCCCCCTCGCCGCCGCTTTCGTCGCGCGGCTTCGCGAAACTCGATGCGTCTCTATAGGGCGCCGGCCGCGCGGCGCGCAATCGAATGGCGCGGCGCCCCTCTTTGTCGCATTAGGTAGTTTCGCGGAGAGAAAATCCGGCTCAGGTGTAGTACAAATGCTACGACTCAAACTTACCTAGGGGTGCTTTTTTATCACACGGCCAAAATAAATAAGCTCCGTGATCGAATATAGCCTTTTTCGGCGTTTACAGTGTCAGCGATTTACGAAATCTTCGTTCCGCAGCGGTTCGAATGCTTATGTTGCTGGGGTCGAACGGCGTGATTGGCGTGCGTGCGCCGATTTTTAGAGAATTGAAGGAGCCATCTATGAAAAACAGGATTTCCGTTCTGGCGATCTCTTCGGCGCTGCTCGCCGGCGCGGCCAGCGCGGCCGATCTGCCCTCGCGCAGGGAAGCGCCCGTCGTCTTCGTTCCGCCGCCGGCCTTCTCCTGGACCGGACCCTATGTCGGCCTGAACATCGGCGGCGGCTGGGTCGACCGCAGCCGCAACAACAATAATTGGGGCGGCGGCTGGAACAACAACAATGGCAACAACAGCGGCGGCATCGTCGGCGGCGGCCAGC
This genomic window from Methylosinus sp. H3A contains:
- the fabG gene encoding 3-oxoacyl-[acyl-carrier-protein] reductase; the protein is MFDLTGKTALVTGASGGIGKDIARAMHKSGAVVALSGTREEALATLAAELGERVHVLPGDLSDKAQTEALVPAAEKAMGGLDILVNNAGITRDMLFMRLKDEDWDAVLNVNLTSAFRLSRAALRGMMRKRFGRIIGITSVVGVTGNAGQGNYAAAKAGMIGMTKSLAAEVASRGITVNCVAPGFIESPMTDALNETQKQTILRAVPAGRLGTGADVAAAVVYLSSDESAYVTGQTLHVNGGMAMI
- the gmk gene encoding guanylate kinase translates to MPTTPDRRGIVLILSSPSGAGKTTLTRMLLQNRELDLTLSISVTTRPRRSSEVDGIHYSFISKSRFESMRDNGELLEWAEVHGNYYGTPRGPVEEILRDGRDALFDIDYQGTQQVREKMGADTVTVFILPPSMKELRSRLERRAEDSREAIERRLENARNEIQRWKQYDYVIVNDDLQRSFDDLLAILRAERQRRPRRLAGIEAFVARLLSE
- a CDS encoding class II 3-deoxy-7-phosphoheptulonate synthase, with the translated sequence MENWTPGSWRARPIEQTPVYQDQAALADVERQLAGFPPLVFAGEARSLKRSLAEVAGGRAFLLQGGDCAESFSEHSADNIRDFFRVFLQMAVVLTYAAASPVVKVGRIAGQFAKPRSAPTEKQGALELPSYRGDIVNDIEFTAAARTPDPHRQLMAYRQSAATLNLIRAFATGGFANLVNAHRWMLGFVRNSPLSERYSLLADHISETLGFMRAIGLDPEHHPELRQTDFYTSHEALLLGYEQALTRVDSLEGGYFATSGHFLWIGDRTRQEDGAHIEYLRGVQNPIGLKCGPSLKPDALLRLIDRLDPQNEPGRLTLICRFGSDKAAEALPPILRAVAREGRNVVWCCDPMHGNTISAGGRKTRPFDRVMAEIRNFFEVHRAEGTYAGGIHLEMTGQNVTECMGGARDISEQELGVRYDTTCDPRLNAEQAIEVAFLVAELLKAERLARDAQEQDAAE
- a CDS encoding YicC/YloC family endoribonuclease gives rise to the protein MSLASMTGFARAHDSLGPWRYAWEIKTVNSKGLDLRLRVPPNFDAVEVKARALIAGRIARGSCFANLTARRDDALVETRVNRAALERLLKALDDVPLHASLRPASLDGLLAVRGIVEIIEPEDDEEQRNALDAKVLATLAQALDALAASRVAEGAAIGEVLTARLARIGELTAQAEALPGRSAEAVRARLASQIAALLETGHSFDSQRLHQEAVLLAVKADIREELDRLKAHVTSARALVEKGGPIGRRLDFLAQELSRETNTLCAKSNDGELTAIGLELKIEVEQWREQVQNIE
- a CDS encoding cupredoxin domain-containing protein, giving the protein MKSSRILLVLAALAAGAGAAVAADETSLEISIKDHRFSPAELHAPADKPITIVVKNLDSTPEEFESKALKIEKVVAGSAEITVRVRPLKPGRYRFFGEYHEATAKGELVVE
- a CDS encoding FTR1 family protein encodes the protein MLGALIIVFREVIEAGLVIGIVLAVTRGARGSRAFVFGGVVAGMLGAGVVALFADALSQAVAGRGQELFNAGVLAVAVVMLASHNIWMARHGRELASELAAAGRAAVSGDKSFLALALVVALAVLREGSEVALFLYGILASGESAGDLFAGGVAGLVLGALVSALTYFGLVTIPARHLFAVTTAMITLLAAGLAAQCAGFLQQAWIVTALSQTVWDTSGVLADSSLFGRVLHTLIGYVDQPTALQVVVYVATLAGIFIATRLAAPRPRTANVHAAAE
- the mltG gene encoding endolytic transglycosylase MltG, with protein sequence MSDAPNDSPETPKDGASDPKSDSKNEESSSFFRRRASLRSAGGALQPDAPPPPPPRSKKREGALSAVSSFLSLLLVLAVAGVFGLIAVLHKLREPGPLSAEKIVYIAPHSDVPEILAQLERDGVIDNPMLMNIAMLIEGVRSKLKPGEYAFKQNASLREVMDELVNGRQILHGVTIPEGLTTEQIVSRLRDSEVLAGDMAELPKEGALLPETYKVARGYPRAKLLLKMQEDQRKLLDQIWARRNPDLPVKTPYELVTLASIVEKETGKADERPRVAAVFVNRLRKGMRLQSDPTIVYGLVGGRATLGRGILKSEVEKWTPYNTYAIEGLPPGPIANPGRAALEAVANPSRTQELYFVADGTGGHVFADTLEQHARNVQRWRQIEKDRATGVDRLEPGSVVGPTQSAPREKRGDAAIGRLVALAEASMEPQIVAGDPRHGALKRIGAALPAIPFEYAGDNEESLRLAAERAAAATMAAPPLFTTQFAQRAQPEARAAVTLVASAASDESQAGSDELAEDDGLDSAASYPVSSALRAEQRARAARLGLSVEERPLPLTATATADAAQPPRSARARAFDASEGTALDPLRDRGWDLNSAKTVPDVAKFR
- the fabF gene encoding beta-ketoacyl-ACP synthase II, with the protein product MRRVVVTGLGIVSPLGCGVDVNWRRLIAGEHGFRRIDTFEASDLPCQIAGFVPRGDGTDGTFDPNAWFEPKEQRKVDDFIIYGVSAATQALADAGWRADTPEKQNTTGVLIGSGIGGLGGIYETSVTLKDKGPRRVSPFFISGRIINLASGYVSIMHGLKGPNHAVVTACSTGAHAIGDAARLIALGEAEVMVAGGAESPVNRIGVAGFAACKALSTGFNDRPEAGSRPYDRDRDGFVMGEGAGCVVLESYEHAIARGAKIYAELIGYGMSGDAYHITAPAPDGDGAYRCMEIALKRAGIRVSEVDYVNSHGTSTPLGDEIELSAVQRLVGAETPRLSMSSTKSAIGHLLGAAGAVEAIYSILALNHGVAPPTRNLDNPSVETEIDLVPHKARERKIDIVLSNSFGFGGTNASLVFRRAQ
- a CDS encoding acyl carrier protein, with protein sequence MSDIAPRVKSIVVEHLGVKEEEVKPEASFVDDLGADSLDTVELVMAFEEEFGVEIPDEEAEKINTVGDAITYLEKAKAA